ATTAAAAACTGCAAAATATGAATTTGCAGAAAGTTTCGAAGAATTGAACGAAGCAGTTGCAAAGATAGGAATTCCCTGTGTTGTAAAACCAATCATGTCATCTTCAGGTAAAGGACAATCTACAATAAAATCAGAAGAAGACATTGAAAAAGCCTGGAAAATTGCTCATGAATCAGCAAGGGGATTGGGGAGTAAAGTAATCGTTGAAGAATTCGTCAAATTTGATTATGAAATAACACTTTTAACGGCTCGAACTGCTTTTGGAACAAAATTCTGCGAACCTATAGGTCATATTCAAATTGATGGAGATTACCACGAAAGCTGGCAACCTCACGCAATGTCAGAAAAAGCTAAAAAAGACGCTGAAGCTATGGCTAAAAAAATAACTGATGAATTAGGAGGTTATGGTATTTTTGGCGTAGAAATGTTCATAAAAGGCGATAAAGTCATATTTAGTGAAGTTTCACCAAGACCCCATGATACAGGCATGGTTACGATGGTTACTCAAAATATGAGTGAATTCGAAATTCATGTTCGCTCGATATTAGGATTACCCGTGCATATTGAACTTTTAAAAGAAGGTGCAAGTCACGTAATAAAATCAGAAGTTAAAAAATATGCCCCTTCATATCTAGGTGTTGAAAAAGCACTTGAAGACCCAGCTTGTAAAATACGATTATTTGGAAAACCACTTGCTAAAATAGGTAGAAGAATGGGTGTGGCATTAGTTACAGGCAATAATACGGATGAAACTAGGGCAAAAGCTGAAAATTGCGCTCATAATATTAAGATAGAGTAAAATAATAATTCTAATAGCCATGATACTTGTAATAATTATAATATTAATTGCATAAAAATATAATAATATTTTTTTAAATTATTTTTTTAAATGTTAATTAAAAATAGTAAAAATAGATTAAAAATATTTTAATTAATTATTTGTCCTCGAGTCTAAAAATTCTCCTAACTCTACTACCCCGGCCATGTTCGTCCTTTGGTTGGTTAAAAAAATTACTTAGCTTATCTTCGTTCACATTTGGATAAATATTTAGATTAAAGTAATTATCCATTGTTATTAAATAATTGGAGTACGCCGTATCGACTATGTTACGTTCAATAGTCGTATTTGTAGGAATATCCTCAAATATATCATTTAAACCGCCATCCCATGCCGTATCCCATCCTGAAAAATTCATTAACATACATAGTGACATTAGCGTTACAAAAATATTAATGTACATGGTAACCCCTATTAGTATTTTAAGTTTTTAAGTTTCTAAATTTTAAGCTTTTTTAGCACTAAATTAACTATTTATCATTATTATATATAACATCTTCGATATGTAATTAAATTTAGTTATTTATTGTTACATATATTGCGTTACAATTATATAAATTTAATATCATATCATAGGTGGTTGGCAAATTATTTAAATAATAATATACTACATACTACATAATTCTAAAACCATTATTTTATAATTTTCAATAATATAATTTATGGAACTAACAAAACGAATAATTACGAAAATAATCGGTAATTATCAATATGGTGAAAATATGTATTCAATTCAAGATTGGAGGAGAACCCACTACTCTAAAGAAGTTGTTGCCGAAATGAACGAGCAAGAAGTTACATTAATGGGCTGGGTACACTCAATTAGAGCTTTAGGAAAATTGGCTTTTGTTATATTAAGAGACAGAGAAGGTACAATACAAATTGTAGTACCTAAACAGAAAGTTTCAGAAGAAACTTTTGAAATTGCTAAAAAATTGGGAAAAGAAGACGTTGTAGCAGTTAAAGGTAAAGTTGTAGCAAGTGAAAAAGCACCAAACGGATTTGAAATTATACCAATAGAAATAAGAGTATTAACAAAATCAAATGCTCCATTACCATTAGACCCTGCTGAGAAAGTACCTGCAGATATCGATACAAGATTAGACCACAGATTTTTAGATATTAGAAGACCTAAAATACAAGCTTTATTTAAAATTAGGGCAGAAATGTTAAAATCTGTAAGAAAAACATTTGATGAAACCGGATTTATTGAAGTAAATACCCCTAAACTTGTAGCAAGTGCTACAGAAGGTGGAACAGAATTATTCCCTATTTCATACTTTGAAAAAGAAGCTTTCTTAGGACAGAGCCCTCAGTTATACAAACAGATGATGATGGCAGGTGGATTTGATAGAGTATTTGAAATCGCTCAAATCTTTAGGGCTGAAGAACACAACACAAGAAGGCACTTAAACGAAGCAGTGTCTATCGATATGGAAATGTCATTCTCAGACGAATATGATGCAATGGATGTACTTGAAAAAGTAGTTTACAACTGTTACAAAGATATCGCAGAAAATAAAGCTGACGAAATTGAAACACTAGGAATTAACTTCGAAGTTCCAGATAAAAAATTCGCAAAATTAACGTACTCAGATGCGGTAGATATTGCAAATGGTAAAGGTATCGAATTAGAATGGGGAGAAGATTTATCAAGAGCTGCTGAAAAAGCTGTTGGTGATGAAATGGGTGGCTTATACTTTATTACAGAGTGGCCAACCGTTACAAGACCATTCTATACAATGCCATACGAAAACGACAATACAATCTGTAAAGCTTTCGATTTAATGCATAAAGAATTAGAAATTACTTCAGGAGCTCAAAGGGTTCACAAATACGATTTATTAGTGGAAAACATTACCAAAATGGGTATGAATCCAGAAGGATTTGGAACTTACTTAGAAGCATTTGAATATGGTATGCCACCACACGCAGGCTTTGGATTAGGTGCTGACAGATTTGCAATGATTTTGGCACAGGAAGAAAACATCAGAGAATGTGTTTTATTCCCTAGAGATAGACAGAGATTAACACCTTAATCCTAAAATCTCATAATTTTTTTAAATTTTTAAATTTTTAAATTTCCAATATCTTTTTTAAATGTAATTTTCAAAAATAAGTATCTCAATAAGTAATAATATATAAAAAAGTAATAAAAAAGTAAAAATATTTTTTTAAAGTCTTAAATTATCCAAAATAACTTAAATCGTCATTTTCGTTGGATAATTCTGACTCTTCTTGTGTAAGTTGTACTTTTTCAAGTAATTTTTCAACTTCTAAAGCTCTTTGTTCTAATTTTTTAGAATCTACTTCAAAACCAAGGGCTTTAGATAACACATTTAAAACATTAGTTGATGCTTTTGGGTCTACGACATAACCTATGGTCTCAGCCATTAAACAGGTTGCTTCTATGTTGTTCAATTTAGAAAACATTAGCATTAAACCAGCTGCTCCTAAGATACTACCATTATCGTCCCTAAATTCTACGCCATACTCTTTATGTTGTTCTGCAATCTCTGCAGAAGTTGATGCGACATAAACTTTTAAATCTTCGGTTGGGATTTGACCAATTCCTAGACCACCTAATGTATATGTTTTGGTAGCTCCGTATTCAATACCCAATTCCATGAGTCTCTTAGAAACTTCGTATTGACCCGCAGGCGATAATGATTGAGTATTGCCCACTATTATAACCATTGGAATAGGTTCTTCGATTAAATAGATGTCATTACTCATAAATTCAACGGAACCGTCCGGTTTAACATTTACTTGAGGGGGGAAATCACTACAGTAAATTTCCATTACCTTTTCTCCGTTGAACTCGTCAATTAAGTGTTCTGCGGCAATTCTACCAACGTGTCCAATTCCGGGCAAACCTTCAATTAATACTGCGTCCTTCAAAGGTTCGTGTTCCTTAATTTTTTTCTCAAACAAATTTATCATAGTATCTCCCATTTTTTAATAATTAAATAACTGTTTAAATTATACTTAAAGTAATAAAAATAATAATAGCCATAAAACAGAACTAAATATCATATATTATATGTTATGTATTATTGAAGCAATATATGATTAAATTCTAAACTTTAAATAATTTTTTATATTTTCCAGACAATTTTTGTAAATTTAAGATATCTTCTTCCGAAAGATGTAATTCTTTTGAAATTTTTTTAGATATTTGATTGTATCCAAAAAATAAGGACATAGCGGTTGTAAAATTTTTAGCAATTGTCTTATTGTGTATTTTGGCTTTATCAAAATCAATTAACTTAATTTCGTCAGAAACGATTACATGTTTACCGCCTTGTATTTCAGTATGGTCAATGCCCATTAAATCTAATTTTAAACATTGCTTAAGTGTTTCTTCGATAATAAATATTAAATTATCACCATTCAGCTCATTTATGCAATCTTTAATCATTTTTCCTTCAATATATTCCATTACTATGTAATCATTTGTAAACTCATAAACTTTTGGACCAATCCCTTGCTTATTAATAATACTCAATACGTGCCCTTCATGAAATATAGTATTTTTAGGAGCACCTAATCGTGATATTTTAATTGCAATTGGTAAATATTGCTTAAAATTACTATATTTAAAATTTTTATCAACATAGCCTTTTGAAACACAATTTTGGCAATATCCTTTAAATACAATACCCCTATGACCTTTTCCAATAAATTCCGTTAAAATTATACCTTTTTTATATAATATATCTACAATTTGCCAATCTATTAATTTTTCATTTGTAAAGTTTATATTTTTTATTCTATTTTTTAGCCTAGTTGTTAATCTTAAATTTAAATTATCTTCAATTTTACTATCTTCAGGTTTGGGAAGTTCAACTTTTTGGTCGTCATTTTGTTTTCCACAGTGTATTATGACGTTTAAATCTTCAGATTTTGATTTTTTATCTTTAAAATTATAACCTTTTTCCAATTTAAACTCCCTCGATTACATTATTGATTTAATAGTTATTTTTTGAGCTCATTGCTTATGTTCGATAAAGCAATACTGTGCCTTATATATAAAACGTTTAAACATAGTATTTTACAATCAATATATATAATTAATGAATTATATTAAGTATATTAAATTATATTGAATTACGGAATAATTAAAACAAAAATAACAAATAATATGGGTGGAAATATGGAAAATTCAATTTACGTTGGCGATAAAGGAGTTATGAACTATGTTACTGCAGTTATGACGTTATTTGATAAACCAGATATTAATGAAGTCATATTAAAAGCCAGAGGCAAATCTATTGTAAAAGCTGTTGATGTAGAAGAAGTATTAAAAAATAGGGTTATGAAATCAGTTAATATAAAAAATATAGCTTTAGGGACTGAAATTTTAAAAAGTAACACTGGAAAAGAAATAAATGTATCTACTATTGAGATAACAATTTCAAAAGAATAAATACGTATAAATTAAAAAGAAATAAAATAAAAGTAATTTATAAGTAGTTTAGTAATTTTACAAGTAATTTAATAATTCTTCAGATTTAACTTGAATTTGTTCGCCTGATTCCATATCCTTTACTGAAATCATGTTATTTTCCAAATCTTTTTTACCGATTATAATTACTTTCTTAGCTTTTAAATTATTTGCAAAATTTAAGGATTTATTAAGTTTTCTATTCATTAAATCCAATTCTACAATCTTTGAATTTTCTCGCAATTGTTTTGCAAGTTTAAAGCTTTCTTTGGTTAATTCTACGTCATTTCCTGCGGTTGTAATGTAAATTATCTCTTCATTTACCTCAGGCTCTTCGATATTTAACATAATTCTATCAAATCCATATGCAAAACCAACTGCAGGCGTAGGTTCTCCTTCGAACAACTCTATTAGATTATCGTACCTACCGCCACCACAAACTTGTCTAGCACCTTCTTTGGTACCATATATCTCAAATACCATTCCAGTATAGTAATCCAAACCTCTTGCAATTCCAAAGTTTATAATATAGTCATGGTCTACGTATTCCAATATTTCTTTTAAGTTTTGAAGTGCCTCTATTGATTTAGGGAATTTTTGGAGTTTTTCCATTAAAATATCTATAATTTCATTGTTTCCCTTTAAATCCAATATTTCAAACACGACGTTAGATATAGAAATATCTTTTTCAGATTCTATTGCGTTTAAAACTTCCTTTAAACCTTCAATATCTTCTTTATCAATTAATCGCCTAATTTGGGTACTTTCGTCATCTGAAAGATTAAACTCTTCGAAAACACCTTTTAAAACACCCAAATGACCTATATTTATCTCATATTCCATATTAATGTGTTTTAATCCTTCGATAGCCAAGTTTAAAACTTCAGCATCTGCCGTACATTTATTACTACCGATTAATTCACAGCCCATCTGCCAAAATTCTCTGTATCTACCTGCTTGAGGGTTTTCATATCTAAAACAATTTGTAAGATAGTAGAATTTTAAAGGTTTTGGAACGTTTTTAAATTCGTTTATGAAATACCTGGCAACGGAAGAGGTTAATTCAGGTCTTAAACCCATTTCTCTGTCACCGTGGTCTTTAAATACGAATAATTGACTTCTTATTTCGTCACCTGTTTTTTTACATAAGAGGTCAAAACTTTCAAAAGTAGGCGTACAAATTTCTTTAAAGTTATAATTATCAAAAACTTCTCTTAATTTTTTTGCAATAAATTTCCTTTTTAACATCTCTGAAGGTAAAAAATCCCTTGTTCCTTTAGGTTTTTGAAACATGTGTATCTCTCCAATATAATTATAAATTATAATAAATTAATATTAGATTATATCCACCATAGTCATAGCTTATCATAGTACTAATATCAAAATAATTATCCATTATAAACTCATAAAATCCTTTTAATATATGTTTATGGATTATTAATAGATAACGGTTAATCTTAAAATAAATATATAAAACTCGTTTAAATAAATTAAAAAAAAGATGAAAAACTAAAATAATTATTCAGTTTCTTCGTTTAAAATTTTGTTAATGTCATCTTCCATCATGTGTCCTTTTACGGTAGCTTTTACAGTTTTTACACCATCAAGTTCTAAAACAGCATTTTTAGCACCTGCTGCCATGTGGATAACACTCATACATCCTGGATTTGTAGGAGTTAATGTAAATTCAACGTTTCCTTCGTCATCTACAACAACATCTTTTATTAATCCCATATCAACTATGCTTACACCCATGTGTGGGTCTGGAACTACTTTTATAGCATTCAATACGTCTTCTTTTGAAACCATGCTTTCACCTTTATAATCTTAGAGACAATTAGGTTCTTAAAAATATAGATACAATATACTAACTTGCCATTTTTAAGTGACTTAGCATAATAATAAGCTATTATAATTTAAACTTATATATACTTTATTATTTTGATTAACGGTAAAATAACCTAAATATACGCCAAATACCTTAAAAATATAAATATATCTTTTAAAATAAATTTAAAACGTAAAAGTAGTTTTTTAATATATTTGTAGCATTTTAATACATTATTGTAGGATATAATGTAATTATATACTCATTTAAAAATCAATTACTAAAACTTCTAAAAAATATAAATCTAGTTGAAATTTAATCAGTGACGAAAAATAAATAATAAATTAGAATTAAAAATATAGGTATTTAAGATTTTAAGACCTTAATCTTACTTTATATTTAATCCATGCTCTTTTAAATGTGTTTTAACAATACTACAAAGATAATCATCTTTTGAAACAATCCCGTGTGGATAAATGAATACTCTGTTCTCAATGTTAATTCTTGGATAGTCAATTTCTAAAGTAACATCGTCCAGTAGACATTTTTTCAAATATTGGGTTGTTTTTGTTAAATTCATTAGCGTAGGCTTTTTATATGGTGGATTATTCCTGGGAAGTCTCCAAACAGTCCCGTAGTATGAAATATAATCGGGATTTACTAAAATTACGGTTTCCCCATAAATTTCCATTAAGAGTGTCCAAGAAAACACCCCTCTACTAAAACCTAGTAATCTTCCCAAATAAGATGTTTTAGGGTTTTTGTAGGTTACTTTCAATGTACGTCCGATTATACGTGACAAAGCTTCCTTTGGATTTATATTTTTAGGATTTGTAGGTAAGGAAGTCTTTGGAATTATATTTGTAGGCATATTTTTCAATGGCTTTATCATATGTAACGCGTTTAGGGGATAAAAATAATAATGATTTTTTTTGTTTAACATTACGGCTCCTTCCATTAAACCGTTAAAATCACATTTTACTATTTTTCCACGGTATGTATTAAAAGATTTATTGAGTGTAAATTCCGCAATTACATCTTTATTAAGTGAATCTTTTGGTTTCAAACTAAAAACCTCCAAGAATATAATATTATTACTTGTCAATTATACAATTTATAAAATTACGACAATGGCAATAATAGCGTAAATACCTTTATCTTTAAATTAATTTATATTAATCTCTAAATTTTAACAATAACTTACATTTAAGTGAATTTTCACTATTTTATGGCTTAAATACTGCTATTATATAAAACAGACATGACACTATCATAATGGATATTAATAAATATACTTTACATAAATATTAATGTATTTTTAATATTTAATATTAATTATTATATGTACTAATATAAACCCCATAAATTTAAAATAACTTCAATTTTAAAAAATAAACTAAAATCAATACCTATAAATTATTAAATAAAAAAAATAAAAATAAAAAATTAAACTTAAAATTAAGTTTAATCATTTAGAATAATTCTTGCAATTGGATTTGGTATTTTCCTAATTTACCGCCGTAGTTACCAGCTGTAATTTGTTTAACGCCAGGAATTTTTGTTGCTGCTGCAATACCTGCTTTCATTGCTGCTTTAACTGCTTCTTCATCTACACCGTCGATAACAATTTCGTAAACACCGTTAACGTCTTCAGGGATTGATGATTCTACACTATCTTTTAATGTAGGGCACATTTTTTCGTTTGTTGTTGCTGCCATGAAGCTGTATTTAGGGTTTGTGTAACCTACTTTACTTCCTGATGCTACAATACCTCCAGGGAATGGAGTGATTGTTTTTTCTACGTTGTAAATTGCGTCAACAGCAACTTCTGCTGCGGTTAATGCTGCCATGTTTGAGTCTGCCATAATGAAGAAGTTTCCACCAGCTACTCCTTTTTTAATTCCTAATTTACTTTCGATTTTGAAGTCTCCGCCCATAATTGGTACTGCGTAAATAACTTTTCCATCTTCTGTTTTTTCTTTTGTTTCGTATCCGTCACCGAAGAATTTTAATTTGAAACCAATTTTCAATTGTTCTTCTGCGTCTTCTCCCATTGCGTCGTAAACTGCAGTTGTTGGTGCTGTTAAAACACACTGTCCTAATCTTTCTAATAATTGGTGCTCTAATCCTGATTTTTTAGGGTGGCAGATTTCTACGATGTAACCAGGTCTTCCGTCTGGTGTTTCTGTAGGTGCTACGTATTTTTCAATACCTGCTTCTGCAGGGCACATGATAACTGAACAAGCGAAACCTGTTGCTTCTGTTGCTGCAACTTTTGCTAATCTTTCAGTTGCTGCTGTTATTAATACTCTTGATGTCCAAATTGGAAATCCTTCTGCGAAGGTGTTGTCTATTGCTACTCCGTTTAATTCCATACTAACTCCTCCATATGGTTATAATATCTCAAATTATGATTTAACTATTATTAATAAGTTTTTATTTGATTTTCCTATTATTGAATATTATAAGAATTTTAAACGGTTTAATTTGTAAAATTGGGATATTTTAAGGTTAAATTATTAATTATATTTGCCATATTTCCTTATTTGCTATTTTTTTGAATTTTTATCCATATTACTTTTTTTATTATTTTTACTATCTTCATTTATAACATACAAATTCCACTTTTTTAAAACTCCTTTTGGCATTTCCCCAGATTTTACCTTTTTTAAAAGTTCTTCCCTTCCCCCTTTAGGTTCTATAGTTATATTTTCATTTAATTCTATTTCAAAGTCTTTTAAAGCCTTTTTTAAATCATCCTCGATTGGACAAACTTCAAGTTCTTCTTTAACTTTTTGTGCAAGCTCCAATTGAACTGTAGCTTTATCTTTTTCAAGTTTTATAGGAACTATTAACCGATATTTTTCACTATTCACCAATATGATAGGATTATTTTTATCCAAATTAAATTTATCGGATATACAACTGGTAATTTCCTTAGAATTTACTATTTCGAAGTCTTTTAATCTAAAATAATCCCCTGCGATTATATCTCCCTTTGGAAGATTTTTTACAACCATATCTAAGTTAACTTTAAAATTAGCTCTCAATATTTCTCCAGATATCTTAGGAATACGTTTTTTGTCGAGTAAAGTTATAACATCCCCTGTATCTATATTGTATATAGGATAACCGTCCATTTTAGATATTAAAAGGTTGCCATAGTCGTATTTAGAACGCGTCAACAATTCTCTACTGTTTTTTCGCTCTAAAATAGGGATTGTTAAAGGCATTACGTATTGACGGTAATTATCTGCCTTATTTATTGTAGCTGAAAAAGGTCCTATTTCACTTCCAATGTAAACATTTGTTAATCGCTCTTGTCCTTTTTTCCAACCCATAAAACTTCTTAAGTCATCCCATTGTCTTTTTATCATGTATGTAGTACCCGAAATTAACACTGCATCTTTTAATTTCTCTTTTAATCTATTTTGCAATTCTTTAACTGTTTTTTCAGGATTTTGCTCAAATTTATTTTTATACTTTATATACTCATTATAGAATTCAGTATTGTTGTCATTATGTTTAATTTTTTTATCTCCGGAATTTTCTAGATTTTCTAGATTTTCTAGATTTTCTAAATTATTCGTATCGATTAGATTTGTTAATTTCTTCATATCCTTTAATTCTTTTTCAAATCCTTCTTTTAACTTTTTAGGATTATTCCAGTTCATTATGACATTATAAGGTACTGCAATGATTGCAATTTTCCCCAAACTTAATATTTTTAAAATTGTGGATAAATTATATGCTTTTGAATAATGGTCAATCAAATAATCAGACCTTGGATATAAAGCTATTGCAATCCGTTGGGTTAGTTCAAAACCATAAAGGCGAGTTAAATAGTTATCATCTACTTTAGAAACGCCATCAATTTGAAGCCCTGAGGGAATTAAAAATACCATAGCACCTTTACTATCGTTATTATGAGTATATTTTGAATTACTAGTATTATTAGTATTATTATTTTTAGAACCATTTGATTTTCCAACATATGGTTCCGTATACCATTCTAAAAAACTGGAATCATATATTGCCCTAATTCCCGAAACCCATATCTTTTCCATTGAATTATCAGTAATTTCAAACCATTTTAGTTTCGATAAATCACCTCCTGAAGTGCCAGAAGTATGTATTAATATAGGATTTTTATCAGTTAATTCTAAATTTTGAAAATCTTCATCATTTAGGGTTTCTTTTAATAATAGATTTCCGTTAAGTGAAAATTCTCTCGACTGTGTCGTTTTTTCCACATTTGATATTATCTGATGTTCTTCAATACCTGTATTTTTGAAAATAGCATCTTCATACTCTTCTTTATCATAATAAAGCCAATTTATCCAATCTAAGCCTTTCATACCCTTTATTTTCTTATTAAATATATTTTGAAGTAAATAATCGGTGTCATATTCTATTTTCAAAATAACCCCCTCCGTTATTTTAATATTAGATACTTAATTGACAAATAGTACAGTATTTAATTATCAATACCGCATTATTCTCTGAAAATAAATTATAAGATTACAATAAAAATTTGATAACATATATTAAAATTTATAAAAAAAGACATTTATTAAACTTATTATTCACTTAAAATTAAAATGTTAATATACCAGGTATAAAAAAATGTATAAAAAATAGATATTATGATAAAAAAATAAAAAATAGATTTTAAAGAATTAAGATAGATATATCTTATCTTTTTGCATATTCAATTAATGGTTTTCCGTTTCTTCTTTCAGACCTGAAAGCATCTACGATTCTTTTTGCAGTACCTTCGTCTGCAGAAATGAATGAGAAATTTCTGTAAACATTTACTTCAGTGATATGCTCCTTTGAAACGTCAGATTTTTCGGTAACTTTTCTAAGTAATCTTCTTGTGTCCATATTATCGATTGAGCCCAAAGCTACGAATAATCTTGAACCACCATCGTTGCTTCTTCTACTGTCTCTTCTATCTCTATCGTTTCTATCGTTTCTTCTACCGTCTCTTCTATCTCTATCGTTTCTATCGTTTCTTCTACCGTCTCTTCTATCTCTATCGTTTCTATCGTTTCTATCGTTTCCCCTTCTAGTGCCGTAATCGCCGATTCTTCCGTAGGATTTTCTATTGAGTTCTTCCTTGAATAATTGGGAGATTAATTTATCAATGATTATTTTAGAATCTGCTAATTCTACTAACTCATCTACAATTTCTAAGTTCTCAAATTCGTAATTTTCTAAATTATCAGCATCTTCCGAGTTTCCTTCATTTTCTGCTTGAATTATCTGTTTTAATTTTTCAATTATGTTATTTTTAGTTAATTCAACTATTTCTGTTACATCAGGTATTTTTTCCTTTTTAGCGTCAGATTTTGAGATTTTCATAATGTATTTAAATCTTCTAAATTCTCTTGGTTCTACGAAGGTTATTGCAGTACCTTTATTTCCTGCTCTTCCAGTTCTACCAATTCTGTGTACGTAAGCTTCAGGATTTTGAGGAATATCATAGTTAATAACGTGTGTAAGTTCGTTAATATCGATACCTCTTGCTGCAACGTCAGTAGCAATCATTATGTCAATTTTGTGACTTTTGAATCTTGAAAGAGCCAATTCTCTTTGCTTTTGATTCATGTCTCCGTGCAAAGCTTCTGATGAGTAATTTTCATCATTTAATCTTCTCATTAATTGGTCAACGTCTGCTTTTGTTTTACAGAATACCAAACCATAGAAACCAGGTTCTTTGTCGATTATTCTTCTCAATAATTCAAATTTATCATGTTCTTTAACTTCATAATAGATTTGTTCAGTTAATTCAGTTGTTAAAGCCTTACTTTTAACCCTAATTGTTTCGTATTCGCCCATGTGAAGTTCTACGAGTTCCATGATACTTTTAGGAAGTGTTGCTGAGAAAAGTAATTTTCTACAATCTGGTTTACATTTACTCATAATTTCTTCAACGTCGTCAATAAAACCTAAATTGAGCATTTCGTCAGCTTCGTCGAGTACTAAAAAGTCAATATCGTTCAATTTAAGTGTTCTTCTACCCAAATGGTCGATTACTCTTCCTGGGGTACCAA
The window above is part of the Methanococcus voltae PS genome. Proteins encoded here:
- the fhcD gene encoding formylmethanofuran--tetrahydromethanopterin N-formyltransferase codes for the protein MELNGVAIDNTFAEGFPIWTSRVLITAATERLAKVAATEATGFACSVIMCPAEAGIEKYVAPTETPDGRPGYIVEICHPKKSGLEHQLLERLGQCVLTAPTTAVYDAMGEDAEEQLKIGFKLKFFGDGYETKEKTEDGKVIYAVPIMGGDFKIESKLGIKKGVAGGNFFIMADSNMAALTAAEVAVDAIYNVEKTITPFPGGIVASGSKVGYTNPKYSFMAATTNEKMCPTLKDSVESSIPEDVNGVYEIVIDGVDEEAVKAAMKAGIAAATKIPGVKQITAGNYGGKLGKYQIQLQELF
- the albA gene encoding DNA-binding protein Alba produces the protein MENSIYVGDKGVMNYVTAVMTLFDKPDINEVILKARGKSIVKAVDVEEVLKNRVMKSVNIKNIALGTEILKSNTGKEINVSTIEITISKE
- the aspS gene encoding aspartate--tRNA(Asn) ligase; this encodes MYSIQDWRRTHYSKEVVAEMNEQEVTLMGWVHSIRALGKLAFVILRDREGTIQIVVPKQKVSEETFEIAKKLGKEDVVAVKGKVVASEKAPNGFEIIPIEIRVLTKSNAPLPLDPAEKVPADIDTRLDHRFLDIRRPKIQALFKIRAEMLKSVRKTFDETGFIEVNTPKLVASATEGGTELFPISYFEKEAFLGQSPQLYKQMMMAGGFDRVFEIAQIFRAEEHNTRRHLNEAVSIDMEMSFSDEYDAMDVLEKVVYNCYKDIAENKADEIETLGINFEVPDKKFAKLTYSDAVDIANGKGIELEWGEDLSRAAEKAVGDEMGGLYFITEWPTVTRPFYTMPYENDNTICKAFDLMHKELEITSGAQRVHKYDLLVENITKMGMNPEGFGTYLEAFEYGMPPHAGFGLGADRFAMILAQEENIRECVLFPRDRQRLTP
- a CDS encoding serine/threonine protein kinase — protein: MEKGYNFKDKKSKSEDLNVIIHCGKQNDDQKVELPKPEDSKIEDNLNLRLTTRLKNRIKNINFTNEKLIDWQIVDILYKKGIILTEFIGKGHRGIVFKGYCQNCVSKGYVDKNFKYSNFKQYLPIAIKISRLGAPKNTIFHEGHVLSIINKQGIGPKVYEFTNDYIVMEYIEGKMIKDCINELNGDNLIFIIEETLKQCLKLDLMGIDHTEIQGGKHVIVSDEIKLIDFDKAKIHNKTIAKNFTTAMSLFFGYNQISKKISKELHLSEEDILNLQKLSGKYKKLFKV
- the purT gene encoding formate-dependent phosphoribosylglycinamide formyltransferase, encoding MIGSPLSSNSKKLLLLGSGELGKEVIIEAQRFGIECIAVDSYQNAPAMQVAHKNYVIDMKDFDSLVELIEREKPDYIVPEIEAINTDALVEMESRGFNVVPTAKATKLTMDREGIRRLASEGLGLKTAKYEFAESFEELNEAVAKIGIPCVVKPIMSSSGKGQSTIKSEEDIEKAWKIAHESARGLGSKVIVEEFVKFDYEITLLTARTAFGTKFCEPIGHIQIDGDYHESWQPHAMSEKAKKDAEAMAKKITDELGGYGIFGVEMFIKGDKVIFSEVSPRPHDTGMVTMVTQNMSEFEIHVRSILGLPVHIELLKEGASHVIKSEVKKYAPSYLGVEKALEDPACKIRLFGKPLAKIGRRMGVALVTGNNTDETRAKAENCAHNIKIE
- the hisS gene encoding histidine--tRNA ligase, with product MFQKPKGTRDFLPSEMLKRKFIAKKLREVFDNYNFKEICTPTFESFDLLCKKTGDEIRSQLFVFKDHGDREMGLRPELTSSVARYFINEFKNVPKPLKFYYLTNCFRYENPQAGRYREFWQMGCELIGSNKCTADAEVLNLAIEGLKHINMEYEINIGHLGVLKGVFEEFNLSDDESTQIRRLIDKEDIEGLKEVLNAIESEKDISISNVVFEILDLKGNNEIIDILMEKLQKFPKSIEALQNLKEILEYVDHDYIINFGIARGLDYYTGMVFEIYGTKEGARQVCGGGRYDNLIELFEGEPTPAVGFAYGFDRIMLNIEEPEVNEEIIYITTAGNDVELTKESFKLAKQLRENSKIVELDLMNRKLNKSLNFANNLKAKKVIIIGKKDLENNMISVKDMESGEQIQVKSEELLNYL
- a CDS encoding proteasome assembly chaperone family protein — translated: MINLFEKKIKEHEPLKDAVLIEGLPGIGHVGRIAAEHLIDEFNGEKVMEIYCSDFPPQVNVKPDGSVEFMSNDIYLIEEPIPMVIIVGNTQSLSPAGQYEVSKRLMELGIEYGATKTYTLGGLGIGQIPTEDLKVYVASTSAEIAEQHKEYGVEFRDDNGSILGAAGLMLMFSKLNNIEATCLMAETIGYVVDPKASTNVLNVLSKALGFEVDSKKLEQRALEVEKLLEKVQLTQEESELSNENDDLSYFG
- a CDS encoding metal-sulfur cluster assembly factor, whose product is MVSKEDVLNAIKVVPDPHMGVSIVDMGLIKDVVVDDEGNVEFTLTPTNPGCMSVIHMAAGAKNAVLELDGVKTVKATVKGHMMEDDINKILNEETE